From a single Apium graveolens cultivar Ventura chromosome 2, ASM990537v1, whole genome shotgun sequence genomic region:
- the LOC141708774 gene encoding protein YIP4b-like: MSHNNNDSVTLHQSSQSDIDEIEHLINAGPTTVLPAKPPSPRASIPVSASPFMPSPLPPRSTNYNTTPVRQAPPPPPPTQPSSSNVTGFGPSPNTLTEPVWDTVKRDLSRIVSNLKLVVFPNPNRDDPGKALRDWDLWGPFFFIVFLGLTLSWSASVKKSEVFAVAFALLAAGAVILTLNVLLLGGHIIFFQSLSLLGYCLFPLDIGALICMLNDNVIMKLVVVGVTMAWSSWAAYPFMSTAVNPRRKALALYPVLLMYVSVGFLVIAIN, encoded by the exons ATGTCACACAACAACAACGACTCAGTTACACTCCACCAATCCTCCCAATCCGACATCGACGAGATCGAACATCTCATCAATGCGGGCCCCACCACCGTCCTTCCCGCCAAACCACCAAGCCCTCGTGCTTCAATCCCTGTCTCCGCCTCACCCTTCATGCCTTCACCTCTCCCACCCCGTTCAACCAATTACAACACGACACCTGTCCGTCAGGCCCCACCTCCCCCTCCTCCAACTCAGCCTTCATCATCTAATGTTACAGGCTTTGGCCCTTCACCTAATACATTGACTGAGCCTGTTTGGGATACGGTTAAGCGAGATTTATCGAGAATTGTTAGTAATTTAAAGCTTGTTGTGTTTCCGAATCCTAATAGGGATGATCCTGGAAAGGCATTGAGGGATTGGGATCTTTGGGGGCCTTTTTTCTTTATTGTGTTTCTCGGCCTTACCTTGTCGTGGTCTGCTTCCGTTAAGAAG TCTGAGGTTTTTGCTGTTGCATTTGCACTGCTGGCAGCTGGGGCTGTGATATTGACACTGAATGTGTTACTGTTG GGTGGTCACATAATCTTCTTCCAGAGCTTGAGTCTTTTGGGTTACTGTTTATTTCCTCTTGATATTGGTGCTCTAATCTGCATGTTGAATGATAATGTGATAATGAAGCTGGTTGTGGTGGGCGTAACAATGGCCTGGAGCTCTTGGGCTGCATATCCATTCATGAGTACCGCTGTCAACCCTAGGAGAAAAGCTCTTGCGCTTTACCCCGTTCTTTTGATGTATGTATCCGTTGGATTTCTCGTCATTGCTATCAATTAG
- the LOC141708773 gene encoding uncharacterized protein LOC141708773, with amino-acid sequence MDYYNSANQDQENEQDEETISLSDFPLTSDGHDSHETEDQLCKCQDLPSPAEKTEIFEFSSYPNFIMSHAEDIINCGKLIPFKEQDHASKNLYGRRCRSESLPELKISGSQSSSSKMKMRNSRSLDYQKLSRNSSMSSESPDSYRNNSQSSSRFDGSSIKIPKPRWYILMFGIVKFPTEMDLQDIKNRQVHRTPSKSLFPGIEVAKKAPANSKSSWGVLKVLSCRDDSSIKVTAPLACMPQV; translated from the coding sequence ATGGACTACTACAACTCTGCTAACCAAGATCAAGAAAATGAACAAGATGAAGAAACGATATCTCTCAGTGACTTCCCCTTGACTTCCGACGGGCATGATTCGCATGAAACAGAAGATCAGTTGTGCAAATGTCAAGATCTCCCATCACCAGCAGAGAAAACTGAGATTTTCGAGTTCTCGAGCTACCCTAATTTCATCATGTCCCATGCAGAGGATATCATCAATTGCGGAAAGCTCATACCTTTTAAAGAGCAAGATCATGCATCAAAAAACTTATATGGCCGGAGATGCCGGTCGGAGTCATTGCCAGAGTTAAAGATCAGTGGTAGCCAATCCAGCAGCTCCAAGATGAAGATGAGAAACAGCAGGTCCCTTGATTATCAAAAACTAAGTAGAAACTCAAGCATGAGCTCCGAATCGCCGGATTCTTATAGAAACAACAGCCAAAGTTCATCAAGATTTGATGGCAGTAGTATAAAGATTCCAAAACCTAGGTGGTATATCCTAATGTTCGGGATTGTAAAATTTCCAACTGAGATGGATCTCCAAGATATCAAAAACCGTCAGGTTCATCGTACACCATCAAAATCCCTTTTCCCGGGCATCGAGGTGGCTAAAAAAGCTCCTGCTAACAGTAAAAGTTCGTGGGGAGTACTTAAAGTTTTGAGCTGCAGAGATGATTCTAGTATCAAAGTAACAGCGCCGCTCGCTTGCATGCCGCAAGTTTAA
- the LOC141708772 gene encoding uncharacterized protein LOC141708772: MSCLALSLQPTNGSDILLQTREWFPPARALVALSAFRQTRFAFAAGKHNSAEDGDTSLGDDPLAASSGQVIVGVESRYRVIYRLVNSIYVLGITTVDDDCVNNVFECISIVNQAVSVVVTACRGVDVTPEKLSRKYAEVYMALDIVLRGVSNIRLAAMLASLHGDNLSKMVHSAVNTESRIRGADSWGNVEMYSIEHEASVQSFSNASFELPVETLEAGDEVAATLVISGQSAETDQKEKVEEEEEEKDPFAASEKLNKPEELVGGFKKDKEQSSDLSKALAGLDVTTLPPAAATQSTHIGVEGFEGEYGGIEFSHDTSTLPEDFEGLNQAWGGGLDASEFVGPKKVPKSQGLGGLELLHTSEAPKAAADGAAPPLEDVLVTKSEMKGPEMYISEEISAEFRESLLARVGLMGTVYLKTVPPKTSDDKETEFSFRIDGTSGVKRFVMQNSRISSLGNGLFHVRTAPSSDPIPILKYSLLPRSTPLPLRTRLIMRHSGTLLSMMIQYVSNPDLPAPLKDVTFTLKLPIDPRLLKVTPKAMLNRSEKELKWHISEIPLKGEPGRLRARMPVDSSSEDELEEIEVVGYVRFSYQGTRSLSGISLQPASEGSKDFYEVDHRYESGEYICN; the protein is encoded by the coding sequence ATGTCGTGTTTAGCTCTTTCGTTACAACCGACAAATGGATCGGATATTTTGTTGCAAACACGAGAGTGGTTTCCGCCCGCGCGAGCTCTCGTTGCGTTATCCGCTTTTCGACAAACTCGATTTGCATTTGCAGCTGGAAAGCATAATTCTGCTGAGGATGGGGATACGTCGCTTGGCGATGATCCTCTTGCCGCTTCTAGTGGTCAGGTTATTGTTGGTGTCGAGAGTCGGTATAGGGTTATTTATCGCTTGGTTAATTCGATTTACGTGTTGGGGATCACCACGGTGGATGATGATTGTGTGAACAATGTGTTTGAGTGTATTAGTATTGTGAATCAGGCGGTGAGTGTTGTGGTGACTGCCTGTCGGGGAGTGGATGTTACGCCGGAGAAGTTGAGTAGGAAGTATGCGGAGGTTTATATGGCGTTGGATATTGTTTTGAGAGGAGTGAGTAATATTAGACTTGCGGCTATGTTGGCGTCGCTTCATGGGGATAATCTTTCGAAAATGGTGCATTCGGCGGTGAATACGGAGAGTAGGATTAGGGGAGCGGATAGTTGGGGGAATGTTGAGATGTATTCTATTGAGCATGAGGCGAGTGTGCAGTCTTTTTCGAATGCTAGTTTCGAATTGCCTGTGGAGACGTTGGAAGCAGGTGATGAGGTTGCTGCGACGCTTGTTATAAGTGGACAGAGTGCTGAGACGGATCAGAaggagaaagttgaagaggaagaagaggagaAGGATCCGTTTGCAGCGAGTGAAAAGCTTAATAAGCCTGAGGAACTTGTTGGAGGGTTTAAAAAGGATAAGGAACAGAGTTCTGACTTGTCGAAAGCATTGGCGGGTCTTGATGTTACAACATTACCACCAGCTGCAGCCACACAGTCAACACACATTGGGGTTGAAGGATTTGAAGGGGAGTATGGTGGTATAGAGTTTAGTCACGATACATCCACATTACCAGAAGATTTTGAAGGCCTCAATCAAGCTTGGGGTGGTGGTTTGGATGCATCAGAGTTTGTTGGTCCAAAGAAAGTTCCAAAGTCTCAGGGTCTTGGTGGCCTTGAATTGTTGCACACCAGCGAGGCACCAAAAGCTGCTGCTGATGGTGCTGCTCCTCCGCTTGAAGATGTTTTGGTTACAAAAAGTGAAATGAAGGGTCCTGAAATGTATATATCAGAGGAGATTAGTGCTGAATTTAGGGAATCTCTGCTTGCGAGAGTTGGATTGATGGGCACGGTATACCTTAAAACAGTTCCGCCAAAGACATCTGATGATAAAGAAACTGAGTTTTCCTTCAGGATTGATGGTACAAGTGGCGTGAAGAGATTTGTTATGCAAAACTCTCGTATTAGTAGCCTTGGAAATGGGCTGTTCCATGTGAGGACTGCACCTTCCAGCGATCCTATACCTATTTTGAAGTATAGCCTTCTACCTCGGTCAACTCCACTGCCTTTGCGGACTCGCTTAATCATGCGTCACAGTGGGACCTTGCTTTCTATGATGATTCAGTATGTGTCCAATCCAGATCTGCCTGCCCCACTTAAAGATGTTACATTTACTCTGAAACTGCCAATAGACCCGAGACTTTTAAAGGTTACACCAAAAGCCATGTTGAATAGATCGGAAAAAGAGTTGAAATGGCATATTTCAGAGATTCCTCTAAAGGGCGAGCCTGGAAGATTGAGAGCTAGGATGCCTGTGGATTCTAGTTCAGAAGATGAACTGGAAGAAATTGAGGTAGTCGGATATGTAAGATTTTCTTATCAAGGCACTAGATCATTGTCTGGGATTTCTCTGCAGCCTGCATCCGAGGGTAGCAAAGATTTTTATGAGGTTGACCACAGGTATGAAAGTGGGGAATATATATGCAACTAA
- the LOC141706402 gene encoding putative exonuclease domain-containing protein At3g15140, with protein sequence MGKSDSASTELSSPKLDFFDVFKDTTPGKPTTCLYFTQGCCTMMDQGDHMDTHTHGFPELNTKSFDLSKAQPQNFDYFLVLDLEGNIEILEFPVLLIDAKTLELVDFFHRFVRPRKLRKQRLEQNVEQHFGKFGINSIWHDTAIPFKDVIPQFEHWLAKHNLLTKEHFNKAAFITCGNWDIKTKIPDQCKVSRMELPPYFMEWINLKDIYLNFYGRRGTSMLAMMGQLQMPLVGNHHLGIDDATNITRILQRLIVDGSVLQITARRNSDNKVEFLFENRIR encoded by the coding sequence ATGGGCAAATCTGATTCTGCCTCTACTGAATTATCGAGTCCTAAGCTGGACTTTTTCGATGTTTTCAAGGACACTACACCTGGGAAGCCTACTACGTGTTTGTATTTTACTCAAGGTTGCTGTACTATGATGGATCAAGGCGATCACATGGACACGCACACACATGGTTTCCCGGAGCTCAACACAAAGTCCTTTGATCTCAGCAAGGCACAGCCACAGAATTTCGACTATTTCCTCGTGCTTGATTTGGAGGGAAACATTGAGATTCTTGAATTTCCCGTTCTGTTGATTGATGCTAAAACCTTGGAGCTTGTTGATTTCTTCCATCGATTCGTACGCCCCCGAAAATTGAGGAAACAGCGATTAGAGCAGAATGTTGAACAGCACTTTGGGAAATTTGGTATTAACTCTATCTGGCACGACACAGCAATTCCATTTAAGGATGTTATACCACAGTTTGAACATTGGCTGGCCAAACATAATTTGTTGACAAAGGAGCATTTTAATAAAGCTGCATTCATAACCTGCGGCAATTGGGATATAAAGACTAAAATCCCTGACCAATGCAAAGTATCACGGATGGAGCTTCCACCATACTTCATGGAATGGATCAATCTCAAGGACATCTACTTGAACTTTTACGGGAGGAGGGGTACATCTATGCTCGCAATGATGGGGCAGCTTCAGATGCCATTAGTAGGAAACCACCATCTTGGAATTGATGACGCAACTAATATCACAAGGATTCTTCAACGTCTCATTGTTGATGGTTCAGTTTTACAGATCACTGCCCGGAGAAACAGTGATAACAAGGTAGAATTCCTCTTTGAAAATCGTATTCGGTAG